The DNA region CAAATCTCCACCGTCCATCATGAGCATTGGGCGAATTTCCTCATCTATAATTGCCTCAACCATTTTAAATTGACCTATTGTATTAAGCTCTTCGAAATTATCACCCTGTTTATGAGAATCAGCCATTTTAGAGAGTTTTTCTTGCTCCATTTCAGCTCTAGTAGATGCTAAAATATCTTCTAAATAATACTCTCTTTTTTCATGTCCGCCAGGCTTGATACAGCTTTTACAAAATGCACCTGCTTTAGTGTATTGAGTTATCTCTTCAACGGTTTTTAAGTCATTTAGTTTAATCACTTCTTTTATCGTTCCAAGACTTACTCTTGCACACTCACAGACTATTATCTCATCTTCAAAATGCTCAGGATCTATTCCTTTATACTGCGCTGCAGCTGCTTTTATAACATCGTATGCCATAACTGAACAGTGCATTTTTTGAGGTGGGACGGCTGGAGTATTTGGATCATCTCGCATAGCTTTTTCTACATCTATGTTTGTTATCTTTACAGCTTGATCAACTGTTTTACCAACGCAAAGTTCAGCCATAGTATCACTACTTGCAATGGCTGTTCCACAGCCAAAACTTCTAAATTTCGCCTCTTTTATAATATTTGTTTTTTCATCCACAAGCCAATAAAGTCTAACCGCATCCCCGCAACTCTCAGCTCCAAAATCAGCAACTATAAGCTTACAGCCCTTTTCTTTTGCTTCTTCTTCTGTTATTTCACCCATAAATTTAGGGTTATTCATCCTATCTTGAACCTTTTGTGAGTAATCCTCCCAAAATGATCCACTTATTAAATTATCTTTTGCCATTTTTTATCCTTTTTATAATCCGCTTTTATGATTTTTTGGTGCATACGCAAAACTACTTGAAATAGCTCTTAATCTCTCAACTGCTTTTTTTATCTGCTCTATTGCATAATCGATCTCTTCTTCTGTATTGTATCTTGATAAAGAAAGTCTTAAGGCTGTATGAGCAAGCTCTTTATCGGCTCCAATTGCCTCCATTATAGGGTTGCTTTCAAGTGTTTCACTCGCACACGCAGATCCAGTTGATGCAGCAATGCCAGCTTTATTTAAATCCCAAAGCATTGCCTCTCCTTCAACACCTTTAATGCTTGCTAAAATTGTATTTGGAGTTCTAAATTCTTTTTTTCCAACAACGCTTACATCAGGAATTTGTAAAAGTGCATCTTCAAGCTTATCTCTTAGTCTTCTTACATGTACATTTTCCATATTTATAAATTTATTCGCAAGCTCTAAGGCCTCGCCCATAGCAACTATATAGCCAACATTTAAGGTTCCACTTCTTCGTCCACCCATATGCTCACCACCATGTAAAAGTGGAGTAAGTTTTTTAGAATTTCTTATATAAAGTCCCCCAACTCCTTTTGGTCCATGAAATTTATGTGCTGAAAAACTTAAAAAATCAACTCCCGCGTCCATTACATTTACTTTGATTTTTCCAACAGCTTGAGTTGCATCTGTGTGAAACAAAACTCCTCTTTCATGGGCAATTTTAGCTAACTCTTTTATTGGAAAAATTGCTCCTGTTTCATTATTTGCCCACATTATGCTAACAAGGGCAGTTTTATCATCAATTGCATTTTTTAAATCTTCTTTATTTATAAGCCCGTCACTATTTACATCAAGTCTTGTTATCCTAACACCTAATTGTTCCAAAAATGAACAGGTGTGGCTAATAGCAGGATGCTCAACTGCTGAGATGATAATATGGTCTTTATCTTTATTTAAAATTTTATCAAAATAGATACCTTTTAAAACCCAGTTATTACTCTCAGTTGCGCAAGAGGTGATGACTATATCATCCATATCTGATGCTCCAATTCCTGCATATAGCTGATCCATAGCCTTTCTTAAAGCAGGAGTTGTCTCTATGCCAAAGTCGTGAAGCGAGTTTGGATTGCCATATTTTTGACAAAAGTATGGAAGCATTGCCTCATAAGCTTCAGGTGCCATCATAGTCGTTGCATTGTTGTCTAAGTAGACTCTTTTCATTATAAATTTTCTCCTTAAATTTCTTAATCTTTATTAAAATTTTAAATAGGATAAGTTTTATCTTATTTGAAATGATACACTAAAATGATTAAATTTTTAATTTACAAAGTTAAACAATTTTAAAATCTAGCCTCTCTTGATGAGTTTATTAAAGAAAAGAACTCTTTCCTAGTTCTTGGATCTGAAATAAAACTTCCTCTTAGTGCCGAAGTTGTAGTTGTAGAGTTTATCTTTTCAACTCCCCTCATTTCAATGCACATATGCCTGGCTTCCAAAACAACCCCAACACCACGCGGATTAATAACTTCTTGTAAAGCTCCAGCAATTTGCTCGGTAAGTTGCTCTTGGATTTGAAGTCTTCTTGCAAATATATTTACCATTCTTGGAATTTTAGATAATCCCACAACCTTTCCATTTGGTATATAAGCAACATGTGCTCTTCCTATAATTGGCAATAAGTGATGCTCGCAAAGGCTATAAAATTCTATATCTTTTATTAAGACCATTTCGTTGTTTGAGCTTTCAAATAAAGCATCATTTAACACAACTTTTGGATCTTGTTTATATCCACTTGTCATAAACTCATAAGCTTTAAAAACTCTATGTGGAGTTTTTATCAACCCTTCACGGTTTGGATCTTCTCCTAAAATTTCAAGCATATTTTTTACAGATTTTTCAAATTCGATACTATTTTTTTTGCTATTATCCATACTTTTCCTTAAAAATTTTAAGCCATTTTACAACAAAATCACTTTACCGATAATAAAATTTTTAAATTTATACTTAAAATAAGGTAAAATCTGATATTATTAACATTTAAATTTTAAATTTCAAAAGGAAAATAATGGAAGTTAGTTCAAAACTGATTAATTCAGCAAATGCATCAATCGATGCTAAATTTGATGCAAAAAGCATTGAAAATAAAGTAAATGAAATAGCTGCTAAAACAGCAAAGCAAGTAAAAATTGATGGTTTTAGACCAGGAAAAGTCCCTGTAAATGTTGTTAAAAAAAGATATGAAAAAGCACTTTTAGATGATGCAAAACAAGAGCTTTTTAAAAAAGCTATCGATGATGGCTTAAAAAGTTTAGATAAAAAACAAAGTGATCTTTTAGGTGAGCCTGTTTTTGCAAAATTTGAAGAAGTTGATGGTGGCATAGACGCAATTATTGAAATTTCTTTTAAACCAGAGATTGATATAAAAGGATATGAAAAACTTATCCCTAAGTATGAAATTCCAGAAGCTTCAAAAGATGAAGTAAAAACAAAAATTGATGAATTGTTATTAATGGTTGCTCCACTTGAAAAAGCAGATAAAGATAGTCTTGAAAAAGGTGATTTTGCAAAATTTGACTTTGAGGGATTTTTAGACGGTAAGGCTTTTGAGGGTGGAAGTGCGAAAGATTATAGCTTAGAAATAGGCTCAAACCAGTTCATCCCAGGCTTTGAAGATGCAATGATAGGATTAAAACCTGGTGAAGAAAAAGATATTAATTTAACTTTTCCAAGTGATTATAATGCAAAAAATTTAGCTGGAAAAGATGTTGTTTTTAAAGTAAAACTACACGAAATTCAAGCTAAAAATCCTGCTAAAAAACTTGACAAAAAAACATTAACCGAACTTACTGGTGATGAAAAATTAACAATAAAAGCTTTTGAAGAAAGAATAGAAAACCAAATCAAACACGATAAATTTAACAAAATTTTAAATGAGGAGTTGAAGCCTAAATTTGTTGATGATATGACTGAAAAATTTGATTTTGATCTACCTAAAACTATAGTTGAACAAGAAATTGATTTACAATTTAGAAACTCATGGAATAGTTTTACAAAAGAGGATATGGAGAAATTTAGAACCGATAAAGATGCTTTAACAAATAAAAGAGAAGAGTTTAGAAAAGAGGCTGAAAAAAGCGTAAAACTAACATTTATAATTGATGAGCTTGCAAAAGACAGAAAAGTTGAAGTAAGCGATCAAGAGTTGGTTCAAGCTATTTATTTTGAAGCTTATCAAAACGGAATTGATCCTAAAAAACATCTTGAAACTTATCAAAAACAAGGAATTTTACCAGCTGTTAAAATGGCTTTAATAGAAGAAAAACTTTTTAATGATTTGTTTAAACTTCCTGAGCCAAAAGATGAAAAAGCAGATGGCAAAGAAGATAAAAAAGAAGAAAAACCTGCTAAAAAAACAACTAAAAAAGCGACTAAAGAAGAAGGGAAATAATGGCATTTTACATACCTTATGTTATTGAAAAATCTAGCAGAGGCGAAAGAAGCTATGATATTTACTCACGTCTTTTAAAAGATAGAATTATTATGTTAAGTGGCGAAATAAACGATGATGTGGCAAGCTCTATTGTATCTCAACTACTTTTTTTGGAAGCAGAAGATCCTGAAAAAGATATCTATTTGTACATAAATAGTCCAGGTGGTGTTGTTACAAGTGGGCTTAGTATTTATGATACAATGAATTATATAAGAGCTGATGTTAGCACGATTTGTATCGGTCAAGCTGCCTCAATGGGTGCGTTTTTACTAAGCTGTGGAGCAAAAGATAAAAGATTTGCTCTACCAAACTCACGTATTATGATTCATCAACCACTTGGTGGAGCTCAAGGTCAAGCAACAGATATTGAAATTCAAGCAAATGAAATTTTGAGAATCAAAAAAACATTAAATGAAATTTTGGCTAAAAATACAAACCAAAGCATAAAAAAGATAGAAAAAGATACCGATAGAGACTTTTTCATGAGTGCGGCTGAAGCAAAAGAGTATGGAATTATCGATAAGATCTTAGAAAAGAGTTCAAAATAAATGGTTTTAGAAGTTTTAACATATCCAGATAAAAGACTGTATCAAAAGTCTAAAAGTGTTGAGAAATTTGATGAGAATTTGCATAAATTTTTAGATGATATGTATGAAACTATGATAGCTAAAAAAGGCATTGGACTTGCGGCAATTCAAGTTGGTAAACCACTTCGAGCTTTGGTTATAAATTTATTAAACGAAGAGGGCATCCAAGATAAAAATGACCTAATTGAGATAATAAATCCTGAAATTTTAGAAAAAAATGGAGAGATTACCTATCAAGAGGGTTGTCTTTCGGTGCCTGAGTTTTTTGAAGATGTTACAAGATCAAGTGATATAAAAGTAAGATTTCAAAATAGATTTGGCGAGTTTATAGAGCTTAGTGCAAGTGAGCTTTTAGCTGTTTGTGTGCAGCATGAAATGGATCATTTAGACGGACATCTTTTTATAGAAAAAATTAGCTATAGCCAAAAGAAAAAATTTTCAAAAGAGTATAAAAAAAGGTTAAAAGAAAAATCAAAATGAAGTCTTTAAAATGTGCAACTTTTAGCGACTCTTTGGATATCGTAACGGTTGAATCATCATTTTTAAGAGGGCTTCCTTCTTTTAACATTACAGGTCTTGCAAACACCACAATAAAAGAGAGTGAAAACCGCATAAAAGCCTCTCTTTTATCTATAAATTTTAACTTTCCACCACAAAAAATAGTTATAAATTTATCGCCATCAGATATCCCAAAAAAGGGAAGTCATTTTGATTTAGCGATTGCACTTTTAATCGCACTTCAAAAAGATAAATTTGATGAGAGTTTTTTTATATTTGGCGAACTTGGGTTAAATGCTCAAGCCAAAAGCACAAATTCACTTTTTTCACTACTTTTATTTTTGAGTGAAAAAGTTGAGTTTGCTAAAGTTTTAGTTCCAAAAGATATTGCTTTAAAAGCTGCGACTATTCCAAATTTGGAAGTTTATGCTATCTCAAATTTAACAGAAGCTTTAAATTTTTTCTTAGATGATGAGATAAAAAGTGAGTTTTTAGTCTCAAAACCTCATCCAATTTTTGAAAAAACAATTAAAATAAAAGATAAAATTTTTATTCCAAATTTTGATTTTAGCCTTGATTTTAGCGAAGTAAAAGGACAAGCTAGAGCAAAAAGAGCAAGTCTTATAGCAGCAAGTGGAATGCACAATATCCTTTATGAGGGAAGTCCTGGATGTGGTAAAAGCATGTGTGCAAAACGCCTTGTTTATATACTTCCGCCACAAAGTCCAAAAGAAGTTATGCTAAGCGTGGCGTATGAGTCTTTAAACAATAAAAATGTTGAGTTTAGCGCTGTGCGACCTTTTAGAAGTCCTCACCACACTTCAACAAGAAGCTCTATTTTTGGTGGCGGATCACACTCGGCAAAAGTTGGCGAAGTTGCACTGGCAAATGGTGGAGTGCTGTTTTTTGATGAGTTTCCACACTTTGGCAAAAAAATCTTAGAAAGCCTAAGAGAGCCACTTGAGGATAATAAAATTTTAATTTCTCGTGTAAATTCAAAAGTAGAGTATCAGACACAATTTTTATTTGCAGCAGCGCAAAATCCCTGCCCTTGTGGAAATTTATTTAGTAAAAATGCCACTTGCATCTGTTCAGAAATGGAGATAAAACGCTATAAAAGCACCATTTCAGCGCCACTTTTAGATAGAATAGATCTTTATGTTGCTATGGATGAGATCTCAAAAGATGATAAAGCTACAATAACCAGTAAAAAGATGTATGAAAAAGTATTAATCGCTTTTAAAGCTCAAGTTTTAAGAGGACAAAATGAGCTAAACGCAAAACTTAGCGATAAAGAAGTTTCTAAATTTTGCATTTTAGAAACACCAGCAAAAGATGCTTTAAATACAGCTATTTCAAGGTTTAATTTATCGCAACGAGGCATAAACAAAACTCTAAAAGTCGCTCGAACCATAGCTGATCTAGAAGAAAAAAATGAAATTTCAAAAAATCATATAATGGAAAGTCTGAGTTATAGAATAAGGGGATTTGAGTGATAAATTTATACTATGACACAAAAATGCTTGATGAAAGAGCAATAAGTGAGTTTGGATTAAGTGATGAAATTTTACAAGAAAACGCCGCTTCAAAAATCGAAGAAGTAATTAGACAAAATTTAAAAGAAAAATCAAAAATTTTATTTATTTGTGGTAGTGGCAACAACGCTGCAGATGCGATCTGTACAGCTAGAAAACTATCAAATGACTATGAGTGCGATATTTTCTTAACTTCAAATAAGTTAAATTTACTTGCTTCAATGCAGCTTGATAGAGCAAAAAAAGCTCATGTAAATTTAGTTGAAAATCTAGAATTTAGTGCGTATGAATGCTTTGTGGATGGAATTTTTGGAAGTGGTTTAAACCGCGATATGAGCGATAAAGTTTGCAAAATCATAGATGAATTAAACAAAGCAAAAGGTTTAAAAATCGCTGTTGATATCCCAAGCGGGGTAACTAAAAGTGGCAAAATCGCTAAAAATGCTTTTATAGCGGACTTTACAATTACAATGGGAGCTTTAAAACTAGCACTTTTTTTAGATAGTTCAAAAGATTTAGTTGGTAAGATAATTCTAGCAAATTTAGGCATTAGCAAAGCAAATTTTGAAACAAAAAGCGATAGTTTTTTACTTGAAAAAACTGATTTAAATTTACCATTTAGACATTTACAAGATACAAATAAAGGGAATTTTGGGCATCTTTATGTAATAAGTGGGGATTTAAAAGGAGCTGCGATAATTGCTGCAAACGCTGGTTTTAGCATAGGAGCTGGACTAGTTAGCGTGGTAAGTGATGAAAAAATACCAAATTTAGATCCATTTATTATGCAGACAAACTCATTTGGCAAAGCAAAAGTTGTAGTTGCTGGATGTGGGCTTGGAGAAAAAACTCTAAACTTAGAACTTTTAAAAGATAAAATTTGCGTAATAGATGCTGATTTGTGTTACAAAAAAGAAATCATACCATTTTTAGAAAAAAATGAGAATTTAGTTCTAACACCTCATCCAAAAGAATTTGCTTCGCTGTTAAATTTGGCTGGGTTTGGAGATTTCAGCATAAAAGATGTTCAAGCTAATAGATTTGATTTAGCTAGAAAATGGAGTGAAAAATTTAATAGTGTTTTAGTTTTAAAAGGTGCAAATACAATAATTTCTTATAAAGACAAAATTTTTGTTTCTAATTTTGGCTTAAATATATTAGCAAAAGCTGGAAGCGGAGATGCATTAGCTGGCATTATAGGCGGTCTTTTGGCTCAAAACTACTCACCATTTGAAGCAGCAATTAATGGAGTTTTAGCTCATTCGTTAAGCGTTTTAAATTTCAAAAAAAACTCATACGCACTAACTCCAAATGATATAATAGAAGGTATAAAATGTCTGTAAAAAAAATAGCAATTTTATTTAGTGGAAACGGCTCAAATTTAGAAAATATCCTAAAAAAAGTTCATAATAAAACTTTTAATGGCACTACGATAAAATGCGAACTTTTAATTTGTAATAAAAAAGACGCTTTTGGTATCCAAAGAGCTAAAAAATACGGGCTTGAAACTGTTATAATCGAGCATAAAAATTTTAACTCACGAGAAGAATTTGATGAAAAGCTTGTAAATTTAATAAAACAAAAAGATATTGATTTAACGATTTTAGCTGGATTTATGAGGATTTTAACGCCAGTTTTTACCAAAAATGTAAAAGCTATAAATCTGCATCCTTCAATCCTTCCACTTTTTAAAGGTGCAAACGCTATAAAAGAAAGTTTTGAAAGCGATATGCTAGTTGGTGGCGTTAGCGTGCATTTTGTAAGCGAAGAACTAGACGGTGGAAAACTCATAAATCAACTAGTTTTTTATAGGAAAAAAGGTATGAGTTTAGATGAATGGGAAGAAAATATCCACGCCCTTGAATATGAAATTTTACCAAAAACCATAATAGAGCTTTTAGCTTTTTCTAATTAAATTTAAGTAAAATTAAAAGATTTTTAAAGAAGGAATTAGATGTTTGAATGGTTTACTTCACCTGAAGCGTGGATAAGTCTTTTTACCCTCATTGGGCTTGAGATAGTTTTAGGTATTGATAATATTATTTTTATAGCAATTTTATGCTCAAGACTTCCAAAAGAAGAGCAAAACAAGGCTATAATCGTAGGTCTTGGCTTTGCCATGATAAGTAGAATTTTACTACTTTTAAGCCTGTTTTGGATTATGAAATTAACAGCTCCTTTGTTTAGTGTATTTGGAGAAGAAATTTCGGGTAGAGATTTGATTTTAATTATTGGGGGACTTTTTTTAATATATAAATCAACCACAGAAATTGACTCAAACATTTCAGGTCAAACTCACGAAGAGCATATTAGCACAAAAAAAGTAAGCTTTGCTTCTATAATAATTCAAATTTCCATTCTAGATATAGTTTTTTCACTAGATAGTGTAATAACTGCTGTTGGTATGGCAGATCACATTGAAATTATGATACTAGCAGTTATCATAGCAGTGGGTGTTATGATGGTGGCAAGCAA from Campylobacter ureolyticus includes:
- the def gene encoding peptide deformylase — its product is MVLEVLTYPDKRLYQKSKSVEKFDENLHKFLDDMYETMIAKKGIGLAAIQVGKPLRALVINLLNEEGIQDKNDLIEIINPEILEKNGEITYQEGCLSVPEFFEDVTRSSDIKVRFQNRFGEFIELSASELLAVCVQHEMDHLDGHLFIEKISYSQKKKFSKEYKKRLKEKSK
- a CDS encoding NifS family cysteine desulfurase; translation: MKRVYLDNNATTMMAPEAYEAMLPYFCQKYGNPNSLHDFGIETTPALRKAMDQLYAGIGASDMDDIVITSCATESNNWVLKGIYFDKILNKDKDHIIISAVEHPAISHTCSFLEQLGVRITRLDVNSDGLINKEDLKNAIDDKTALVSIMWANNETGAIFPIKELAKIAHERGVLFHTDATQAVGKIKVNVMDAGVDFLSFSAHKFHGPKGVGGLYIRNSKKLTPLLHGGEHMGGRRSGTLNVGYIVAMGEALELANKFINMENVHVRRLRDKLEDALLQIPDVSVVGKKEFRTPNTILASIKGVEGEAMLWDLNKAGIAASTGSACASETLESNPIMEAIGADKELAHTALRLSLSRYNTEEEIDYAIEQIKKAVERLRAISSSFAYAPKNHKSGL
- the purN gene encoding phosphoribosylglycinamide formyltransferase, whose product is MSVKKIAILFSGNGSNLENILKKVHNKTFNGTTIKCELLICNKKDAFGIQRAKKYGLETVIIEHKNFNSREEFDEKLVNLIKQKDIDLTILAGFMRILTPVFTKNVKAINLHPSILPLFKGANAIKESFESDMLVGGVSVHFVSEELDGGKLINQLVFYRKKGMSLDEWEENIHALEYEILPKTIIELLAFSN
- the folE gene encoding GTP cyclohydrolase I FolE; this translates as MDNSKKNSIEFEKSVKNMLEILGEDPNREGLIKTPHRVFKAYEFMTSGYKQDPKVVLNDALFESSNNEMVLIKDIEFYSLCEHHLLPIIGRAHVAYIPNGKVVGLSKIPRMVNIFARRLQIQEQLTEQIAGALQEVINPRGVGVVLEARHMCIEMRGVEKINSTTTTSALRGSFISDPRTRKEFFSLINSSREARF
- the tig gene encoding trigger factor, which translates into the protein MEVSSKLINSANASIDAKFDAKSIENKVNEIAAKTAKQVKIDGFRPGKVPVNVVKKRYEKALLDDAKQELFKKAIDDGLKSLDKKQSDLLGEPVFAKFEEVDGGIDAIIEISFKPEIDIKGYEKLIPKYEIPEASKDEVKTKIDELLLMVAPLEKADKDSLEKGDFAKFDFEGFLDGKAFEGGSAKDYSLEIGSNQFIPGFEDAMIGLKPGEEKDINLTFPSDYNAKNLAGKDVVFKVKLHEIQAKNPAKKLDKKTLTELTGDEKLTIKAFEERIENQIKHDKFNKILNEELKPKFVDDMTEKFDFDLPKTIVEQEIDLQFRNSWNSFTKEDMEKFRTDKDALTNKREEFRKEAEKSVKLTFIIDELAKDRKVEVSDQELVQAIYFEAYQNGIDPKKHLETYQKQGILPAVKMALIEEKLFNDLFKLPEPKDEKADGKEDKKEEKPAKKTTKKATKEEGK
- a CDS encoding YifB family Mg chelatase-like AAA ATPase, which codes for MKSLKCATFSDSLDIVTVESSFLRGLPSFNITGLANTTIKESENRIKASLLSINFNFPPQKIVINLSPSDIPKKGSHFDLAIALLIALQKDKFDESFFIFGELGLNAQAKSTNSLFSLLLFLSEKVEFAKVLVPKDIALKAATIPNLEVYAISNLTEALNFFLDDEIKSEFLVSKPHPIFEKTIKIKDKIFIPNFDFSLDFSEVKGQARAKRASLIAASGMHNILYEGSPGCGKSMCAKRLVYILPPQSPKEVMLSVAYESLNNKNVEFSAVRPFRSPHHTSTRSSIFGGGSHSAKVGEVALANGGVLFFDEFPHFGKKILESLREPLEDNKILISRVNSKVEYQTQFLFAAAQNPCPCGNLFSKNATCICSEMEIKRYKSTISAPLLDRIDLYVAMDEISKDDKATITSKKMYEKVLIAFKAQVLRGQNELNAKLSDKEVSKFCILETPAKDALNTAISRFNLSQRGINKTLKVARTIADLEEKNEISKNHIMESLSYRIRGFE
- a CDS encoding iron-sulfur cluster assembly scaffold protein NifU, which produces MAKDNLISGSFWEDYSQKVQDRMNNPKFMGEITEEEAKEKGCKLIVADFGAESCGDAVRLYWLVDEKTNIIKEAKFRSFGCGTAIASSDTMAELCVGKTVDQAVKITNIDVEKAMRDDPNTPAVPPQKMHCSVMAYDVIKAAAAQYKGIDPEHFEDEIIVCECARVSLGTIKEVIKLNDLKTVEEITQYTKAGAFCKSCIKPGGHEKREYYLEDILASTRAEMEQEKLSKMADSHKQGDNFEELNTIGQFKMVEAIIDEEIRPMLMMDGGDLDIVDIRKSDDGKTDIYIRYLGACSGCASGSTGTLFAIEAVLKENLSPNIRVMPI
- a CDS encoding TerC family protein; the protein is MFEWFTSPEAWISLFTLIGLEIVLGIDNIIFIAILCSRLPKEEQNKAIIVGLGFAMISRILLLLSLFWIMKLTAPLFSVFGEEISGRDLILIIGGLFLIYKSTTEIDSNISGQTHEEHISTKKVSFASIIIQISILDIVFSLDSVITAVGMADHIEIMILAVIIAVGVMMVASKAIGKFVDDNPTIKILALSFLILVGVALVADGSGLHIPKGYIYFSMAFSLAVELINIKMRKKRLN
- a CDS encoding bifunctional ADP-dependent NAD(P)H-hydrate dehydratase/NAD(P)H-hydrate epimerase; this translates as MINLYYDTKMLDERAISEFGLSDEILQENAASKIEEVIRQNLKEKSKILFICGSGNNAADAICTARKLSNDYECDIFLTSNKLNLLASMQLDRAKKAHVNLVENLEFSAYECFVDGIFGSGLNRDMSDKVCKIIDELNKAKGLKIAVDIPSGVTKSGKIAKNAFIADFTITMGALKLALFLDSSKDLVGKIILANLGISKANFETKSDSFLLEKTDLNLPFRHLQDTNKGNFGHLYVISGDLKGAAIIAANAGFSIGAGLVSVVSDEKIPNLDPFIMQTNSFGKAKVVVAGCGLGEKTLNLELLKDKICVIDADLCYKKEIIPFLEKNENLVLTPHPKEFASLLNLAGFGDFSIKDVQANRFDLARKWSEKFNSVLVLKGANTIISYKDKIFVSNFGLNILAKAGSGDALAGIIGGLLAQNYSPFEAAINGVLAHSLSVLNFKKNSYALTPNDIIEGIKCL
- the clpP gene encoding ATP-dependent Clp endopeptidase proteolytic subunit ClpP, with amino-acid sequence MAFYIPYVIEKSSRGERSYDIYSRLLKDRIIMLSGEINDDVASSIVSQLLFLEAEDPEKDIYLYINSPGGVVTSGLSIYDTMNYIRADVSTICIGQAASMGAFLLSCGAKDKRFALPNSRIMIHQPLGGAQGQATDIEIQANEILRIKKTLNEILAKNTNQSIKKIEKDTDRDFFMSAAEAKEYGIIDKILEKSSK